Proteins co-encoded in one Nicotiana sylvestris chromosome 7, ASM39365v2, whole genome shotgun sequence genomic window:
- the LOC138873010 gene encoding uncharacterized protein has translation MLPGILWAYRTTAKTGVGETPFSLVYGAEALIPVEIGKPSTRYTQATEESNEEEMRINLDLLEERRDAALIRMAAQKQTIERYYNQKAHLRYFNIGDFILKKVFQSTKAVNAGKLSPNWEGPIEFEALLEREEEMKGRASPTGLANLFATNFQHMKNKLQSQNKIKIFLLINCEYNSDYPLILLS, from the exons ATGTTACCAGGAATCTTATGGGCTTATCGAACGACAGCAAAAACAGGTGTGGGAGAGACTCCATTCTCACTTGTGTATGGtgctgaagccttaattccagtggAAATAGGTAAACCAAGTACAAGATATACCCAAGCAACTGAAGAATCAAATGAGGAAGAGATGCGAATAAATCTAGATTTGCTTGAAGAAAGGAGAGATGCGGctctaataagaatggcagcgcAGAAACAAACTATTGAGCGATACTACAACCAAAAAGCTCATCTTAGATACTTCAATATTGGGGACTTCATcctcaaaaaggtttttcaatcgaCAAAAGCTGTCAATgcaggaaagttgagtccaaattgggaaggacctaTAGAATTCGAGGCATTGCTGGAAAGG GAGGAAGAGATGAAGGGCAGAGCTAGTCCCACTGGGCTTGCTAATTTGTTTGCAACTAATTTTCAACATATGAAAAATAAACTGCAATcacaaaataagataaaaatatttttactaatcAATTGTGAGTACAATTCTGATTATCCCTTGATTCTTCTCTCCTGA